Part of the Choloepus didactylus isolate mChoDid1 chromosome 27, mChoDid1.pri, whole genome shotgun sequence genome is shown below.
GAGGGGCTGAGCAGCTGTTGGTCCACATGGGAGATGTGGGTAGACAGTACCAGGGTGGAGGCAGAGTCTGGCTATTTTGAAAGTGGTGCCAATGTTTGCTGACAGATTAAATGAGGGGcattaaaaaagaggaaggaaccaAGGATGATGCCAAGGTTTGTGGCCTGAATAACCCGAAGGATGGAGTTGTCATTAATTTATCCATCCTTTtaatctttattcatttttatagattatcatttttttttaattttctgcctccCACACTAGAATAGAATCTCCATGAGGAAAGTGACTTTGTTTTGTACACTGATGTATCCCCAGTTCCTAAAACACTGCCTCACacacagaaggtgctcaataaatactcttGAATGAATGTGTGAATCATGAGAGAACAGCAAAACTGGAATGACTGGGATTGAGTTGGCACAAATAATTTGGGCCCAGATTTGTGTCCCCAGCATGTGGCATGTGCCTGACACACAGCAAGGCTTAAGAATGTTTGTGGACTAGAAAGAAACCCCTGTCCTCCCACCAGGGCTGCACTCTGGAAACTCACCGTCAGGGGGCAGGGGGTCTCTGCCGTGTcctgggaaggggaggaggaggaggtggagggggtGAGCGAGCCTGGGACAGGGAGAGAGGCAGACAGTGAGTCCCTGCATCACGGCTCCTCCCATGTCGGCTCCTCAGTCCCCAGCACCCACTGCCCGAGCCACTCACCTCGGCCCAGTGCGGCCAGCGCGGTGAGCAGGCTCTTCTGGAACTCATCAGCCTCGGCAGGGCTCTGAAACGTCAGCCCGAATTTGCAATCACCCAGGCTCCAGTGGTGGAAGATGGGGTTCACCTTGTTGTAAACCAAGCCTGGCCTCAGGGTACACTCCAGGGTGGTCTGagtgggcaggagggggcagggggctgggtcAGACACTCCCACCCAGCCATGCCTGTGACCTCTTTTCAGCCCCCATATCTGCATACCCCGGTGTCCCACAAACCCCATTTCACAATCCTAGGTCTTCcctgaaccctgactgatacccCCATATCACTCCCCAACTTTATTGGGCATGCCTCTGATACACCAGTATTCCTCGAACACCCACCTCTGAGAACCCCTATGGGAACCCCCATATGTCCTTGAAGCCCTCAAAAAATTAGTTAATCCCCTTCCAATAACCCAATACCTGCCCTTCTGACTTAACAATACTCCCCAAATTTTACTGACCATCTCAAAATACTACTGTTAATCCCCTTCTGATGCCCCAATAATCCCCTAAAGCCTTATCCAAAAGGATTCTTATTAAACTTCCAGGGATTCCCCTCAGATGCTGGTCAACACCCGAAATGTTTCTTCATATCCTCACCTGACCTCGCTGGATTCCTTCACCCCATCTCAAATCCCCTCACGTCATTTTGTCATCCCTACTCCGAAATGCAACCCTTTCCCCCAGCCCTTTCAAACAACCCACATCTTTCTACTACATCCCCAGCTGAAACTTCAATATTGTCCCTCCAAATCACGCCAGACAGCCCAGAATATTCCTGCTAAGCCCACAGATAGGGCTGTAAACCCTATTTGACACTTTCAAATGGTCCCCTCACCAAATGCCTCCATATACTTAGGGCAGAGAGGGGCAAGTTGCTGTCGGGCCTCGAGGTGGAGGATCTCGGAGCAAGATGGAGCCATGGGAGGTTTCTGAGCAGAGGAAGGACGCGATCTGACTTGGGTGTTAACAGGGCCCCGGCGGCTGCATTTGGGAACAGACCCGGGAAGgggcagcaggggtgggggcgAGGAGGCTGCTGTGATGGCCCAGGTGACAGTGGACAGGACCTACTGAATACCCCCAATATTCCCCAGACTCCCAACCCATAGGACAGACGTTCACTTCCAAACTCCATCCCCAGGCTGGGAGGTAACCTGACGTCTCTGCTGCACCCCCAGACCATTCCCCTGCCTCCCCGGGCCCCTTTCCCCACCAACACCCCAGGGTGGCTCACTTTCTGGTCCCGGAGGCGCTCCCCGTGGATGACGTAGTGCCCCTGGCGGGCCCCCCCCTCGGGCCTGGCCCCTCGGACCCGACACACGCTCACCTGGCTGAGGCCCCCGCCCcccacaggcagccagcccccaCTGGAGTCATCTCGGGCCATCACCACGGCTCGGACCCGCACCATGTACCtagaggaggtgggaggggggaCAAGGGCAACATGGTCAGTGAGCCCAAGTCCTGCTCCCCCATTCAGTATTCCCTCAACCCTCATCTCCCCTCCACCTCATCTCTCACGTCTGGAGTCAGTCACGGATACCCACCTTCTCTTCCCACACCCATCGCCTCCTCTGTGCCCACCTTCCCTCCCCTCGCCCACCTGCATGCCAGCATGGCGTCTTTCTCCCCCATGCCCTCTTCTCTCCCGTGCCTATCTTCTTCCCCACGGCCACCTTTTCTCTCATGCCCACCTTCCCTCCATCTTCTCCCATCCCCACTATCATAACCTCGGCTTTCTACTTTCTCTCCCCTTCCTGTTCATCCCCTATTCACCCatgtccctcctcctcctccctccacatTTACCCTCAGCCCCACCCATCCTTCCCCCTCACAGCTGGGTGCCTGCGCATATGTATTTTCTCAGGGCCCACCAACCCAGATTCTGCTCCCCCTACACTGCCTCCACACCTTGTCACCCAGGCCACTGGCTGGGTGAGAAACCCAGGctctcttccccccaccccttcccggATTTATGAATGAGACCGGATGCAAAGCTCACTGAGTCACCCAGCAACGGGAGATGGGCAGGGAGAGAAGCAGAAATGGCCAGAGAGGCCGAGagggagatggaggcagaggaagCCAGAAACGGGCGAAGGAGACACATCCAGAGAGCTTTTCATTCACAAAAATCAAGCCTGCTCTTTCAGTCTCCAGacaagggaaggaaagggggagaGCGTGGGAGGGGGGCAGATTGATACCCCCCCCCAGCATCCTTCTTCAGAACCATCTTACCCCGCCCCCCAGCTCAGGGGACCCAGCCCTCCGCCCAGTAATGAGGAGCAGGGTCCAGCCCCTCAATGCCACCAGTGTAGGGACCCTGGTGTCCCTACCTCAGGGACCCAGGCAAAGAGTTCAGGACCCCTCCCCCACCTGCAGGCTGCCGGGTTTCCCCGGCCCTTCCGGAGGGGAAGGGGCTGCCGCAGCGCCCCCAGCCCCCTTTTCTCAATGGGATGTGATTTTGTGAATGAGCGGGTCACGTGACGCTCCTTCCTTTGTCCGCCCGCCTCCCCCGACAACAGGTGAAGCAGGGAAAGAGGGCAGGGGTCCACCTCCAGGGCCTAGTTGGAAGGGGGCTCCGGGATTTCTGGGTGCCCTACACTCCCTTCACATCTGTGATCCTCGGGGGGAGTGGTCCCTAGAGTTCTTCACTGGTAGGGGTCCAGGACGGAATTTTATGAATGATTTGAGTCATCGGAGGAAGTCCAGGCCCCCCAAATGGAGATCGAGACCCCAAATGGCTGCCGCGCAGTTTGGGGTCCCCCACCCCTTgtcctcccagccacgatccggGGGGACTCCCGGTGTGCAGGGGGCGCAGCGCGGTCCTGGCCGCCCCCTCACCGAGACCTGCGGTCCGTCCGCCCCCTCCCTCTCGCGCCCCTCGGCACCTGCCTGGGAGGCTCCGGCCGGGCTCCGAGCGGCGGCGACAcggcctcctcctccttctcttagCTCCGGCTCCCTCTCTGGCTCCGGCAGCGCTGGAGACTGGAACCGGGAGCCGGGgcgaggggggagggagggggaacctGGAAGacggggaggggggagggggcggcCTGGGGGAGGGGTAAGCGCGAGGCGGGCGGACATGCCTGCTGGGTCCTAGAGCCCGAACAGGCTTCCCGCGAACAGCCCCCAGTCCCCAATTTCTCAGGGCCCGGAGGGGATCCCCCACTTTTCCACCCATCCGCGCCATTGGTCCCTTAGGATGTGGGAGGGAGGCCGTGGCAGGGCTCGGACCCGGGTTTCCAAAGACGCGGGGGTCTCCGCTTGGGGTTCTAAGTGGGAGGGGCTGGTGCCAGCCAGGGTTCGAACAGGGGTGGGACGAGAAGCGACCATCGCCTGGGGGCGGGGTCGGAGCGACTGAGAGGAGAGAGTGAGGACGCCGAAAACGCGGACCCAAGCGTGCGTCATGGAAGGGGCGGGTCCACGGTGCCTGGGCCTTCCGGGCGGGCCCGCCCGAGGAAGGAGAGGGTCTCGGGATGAGGTGTTGCGGCGTCCCTAAAAGGGCGGAGCTTAGAGGTAGATGGTCTCGGGGGCGGGGCAGATGAGAGTTCGTAAAGGGCGGGGCTTTAAGCGGAGGCTTTGCGGGAGGGGCGGGGCACTATAAAGGGGAGGGGTCGAAAAGAAGGTTCAAAGAGTGGGCGGGGCCTCGGGCCCGGGGGCGGGGCCTAGATCTCGGGGTCCGCCCTCGCTGTCTCGCCCACTCGCCTTCACTCGCACCCCCGTTCTTTTCGGTTATTTTCTGCTACGGCCGTTCCCCGccctgccctgggcccagggGGTCGGCTGGAGGAGTCGGTGGGTGTCACCCTGTGCGAGGAGGCGAAGCCGGGGCGGGGCTTGGGGAAAGGGGCGGAGCCTGCGTGTGGAGGCCTGCGAGTAGACCCGGAGCGGGTAAAAACGTTGGGAGGTTAGGCCTGAGAATATGCTGCCGCCTAGCGAAGAGGGAAGGCTCCAAATGGTCGACACTGAGACAGGGGTATCAGAGGGTTAGAGGTGAGGTTTGAGGAATTAGCATGACCAGAATACCCGGCAGCTATTAGGCGGAGGCGGGGCCAGGCCTGGGGGGGGCCGGGAGATAAGGACCGATTCCCCCACAATCGGGGGCGGGAccagggggcgggggcggggcctgggcacCTGGAGCCCAGTTAGTGAGCAGGGAAAGCAGCCTGAACTCTTGGTTGTGGGCCTTGTAGGCTACTGGGCACAACCCTCATGAGTGGTGTGGCCTGCGTGACTGACAGGAAGGCAGGCAAAACCTGAGTCTTTGATTCCGGAGACCCTCGACGTAGCCAAAGTGTAGGAGTGTGATCTTGGGGGACCAGCCAAGGGTCAGGGGAGGGACTTTAGTGAAGGGGTTGGAGCCTAAGTGTCTAGGCAGCGGCCATCTGGGGCCATGGGGAAGCGGGAGTAAGGGGACAGGCGTGCGGATAGAAGCTAGGACCTGAGTTGACTGGGGAAGACGGGGTGCGTTCTGGTAGGACCAAATCTAGCCAGCCTCCAGGGGTCCCCACCGTCCCTGGCAGACTGAGTGGCGAAagttttctctgaccacagtcCCCGACCTCCGTCAGAAATGGGGAACGTTGCAGTCGGAGCCGTCCGCAGGCGGGGGCTCCCGAAAAGAGAAGGCTTCTGGACCGAGCCTCCGACTCCCGCCGGACGTCCATGGTGGAGCCGCCCGAGGTGACCACCCCAACTCCCCGGCCATGCCGCCTGGCTCGCGGGCTGGGCGTCTGGTTCCCTAGCAGCTCCGCGTCCCCGAGACTCCTGGTACCGCCGGAGCCCCAGGCCTCACCCTCGTCCCCGCCCCTGACCTTAGAACTACCCCTCGCCAGTGACGCCCCCCTCCAGAGGAGGCTGGCTGCGGCCGCGGTCTCCACACCACCCCCGCTCCCCATGGGGACCCTGCTGCCCGCGCCTTCTAAGTGGCGAAAACCCACGGGCACCGCGGTTGCCCCGCATCCGCGGCCTGCTGGAGGCGAGCCATTCGCGGCCAAGGCGACCCTCCGAGCCTCCGCCCGCTGCCGCCGCGACCCCTCGGCAATTAACCCAAGAGGACCCGGAACCGGTTCCGGGGACCCCATCCCGGTCTCCTCCATCCTTGGAGCCGCGGAAGCCGCCACCACCGCCTCCCTCTGACTGGCAACCTCCGGACCGCAGAATCATTCCCACTCGGGTCGCACCCTCCGCGACGCCCACAGAAAGCCAGGCCAGGGACGGCAGCGAGGGCACAGACCGCCAGCGGGGCCGGCGGAGGGGCGCCTGCTGAAGTGGCCGAGGAAGAGAAGAACTCGGCCACGGCCGTTGGCCTCCGAGTCCGGACTGAGCCTGCCGTGTAAAGTCACCTTCAAGACCGGCCCCCCCTTGCCCCCTGCTGCTGCCTCGGGTTCCTTGGCCGTCAAAGCTTCGCTCGGGGACAGCGGAGGCGGAGGACCCTTCCCCGCCGCCTCCGGCGCCAATCTCTTACGCTGAGGTCCTGAAACAGGGGCCCCTGGCTCCTGGGGCCACTCGCCCCTATGGAGAGGCCCCTCGAGGGACTCAGGAAGCGGGATGGCGGGTGGATGGAGACGGCGAGGGGTGTTCTGGTCCGCCCTCGGCGCCTGCGTCCCACGCTCGGGCCCTACCGCCACCACCTTACCACCACCTTCCCAGGCTCGAAGCCCAAATTCGACTGGGTGAGCCCTCCCGATGGCCCTGAACGCCACTTTCGCTTCAACGGGGCTGGCGGAGGCGTCGGGGTGCCCAGACGGCGCGCAGCTGCCCTCTCCGGACCCTGGGGCTCTCCGCCGCCGCCGCGGGGGCAGACGCACCCAGCTCCCGGGCCCCGGAGGCCTGCACCCGCGCTGCTGGCGCCGCCGACGTTCATCTTCCCGGCGCCTACCAATGGCGAGCCCCGCGCCGTCGCGGGCCTGCCGGCCCGCAGGAGTTGCAGCCGCGGCCGCCCACGCCGCCACCCCCGCCTCCGCCCACTCCGCAGCCGCCGGCGCTCCTGCCAACACCGCCCCCTGTGGCGCTCCTGCCCACCCCAGGCCCGGGTCTGGTGGAGTGCGCGCTGGCTCTCGCCCCGGCCTCGCCTCCGCCCCCAGTCTTGGCCGCAGACCAGGCCCCAGTCCCGGCCACGGCCCTggcccccgccccggccccggccccggcgcAGGCCCCAGCgccagccccagcccaggccccggccccggccccggccccggccctagccccagccccggccccagcCCCATCTCCGGCTCCAGTTTCCACAGCGACGGAGCCGTCCGTGCCAGCGCCGGCGCCCGCTCCCATCAAGGCCCGCACGCGCAGGAACAAGGGTTCCCGCGCCGCCCGGGGCGCGGCCCGTGAAGATCGCGCGCCTGGAGATGGTCCCCGTGAACCGACCACGGCCATAGTGCCTGAGGGCGATgtagggggtggtggtggtggggcccCTCTGGCAGGGGCAGCTAACACCGGCGCTGCGCGCCACTGGCCGCCCTTCCAGGTGCTTAACTCTTGTCCCTGCAAGTGTTACTGCCGCCACCAGCCACGCCATCGCCGCCTGCCACGCAACGTGTCTGCCTGGTGAGGGAACGTGGGGGAGAGGACGGTATACTTGTGATCCTGGACGCCAGACCTTCCTGGATAGACCCCCATTCAACCCTTTGCTCTCCTGACCCCTCGCTGCCCTTCTCTTGGCTATATCTCAACGCCCCGCTGAGCCCTGATCTTTCAGGACCAAGACTAGCGCCGCCCCCATGCTGAGCCCTGGAGGGAGGGGCACCTTAGCCCTGCCCCTTGGTATCCAGACCCCCAGGCTGACCCTTGACCCTCTGTTAGTCTCTGGAACCATCAGGGAGGAAAGACGTCCCAGCTGGCCTGACCTTATTCACTGCCTTGACCCTGTCCCTTAGGGCACCAGGAAAGACCATTTCCCAAGCTCTTcagggctggaggtggggtggtggtAGTATGACTGTCTTAAGGGAACCAAATAGAGGTAAATGTAGGCTCCTACTCCTGGATACAGGGGAGCCCCTGGCCTGACTCTGCAGCCTTTGGAACTATCTCCTGACTTTGGAACCCCAGGCTTTGCCCACCAGAGGGCACCAGTGCCCCAGCCCTCCTGCTTTAGAGGCCCCTCATGGGTCCTCAGATCCCAGGGAGAGACTGCTGCCCCAGCCATCCCCCCAGACTCAGGACTTGGTCAACCAAGGTTCAACCCTGGCTCCCATGGACCCCAAATCACTGGGCTGCTTGGGGCTCAGCTGGGACCTCTAGGGGGACACTACTGCCAACCCTGACCTACTAATCACTTCCTACTAAAATTAAGTGGCCAGAGCCCTGCTCTGAACTTCCCTTGGGATATTTAGACATGGCCTTCAGAAGCCTCTTTATGTAGATCAGGAGACTGAAGCCTAAACATGCTGATTCTACCCTTCCCCTAGGCTGAGCACACCCACCAACCACCTGAGCGAGCCGCCCTGGGTGGCCACCATCAAGCTGGCTGGCTCCTTGGTAGCTGGGCTGGACCACTATGACCTACAGGCCACCCATTCCAACTGAGTGCAGCTGGTTCACCACCCTCTTTCCTCCCCCACCCATCAATAAAATAACCATCTAGATGCCTATCTGCCTGTCAGTCACCCACTGAGGGTTGAAGGGGTGGGGGTTTGGGAAGATGGGAGGTAGAGGTCTCCATGAAAGCGCCACATCCTGGAAAGAAGGCTGGACCCAGAGCGGCAATAACTGGGGTTCCAGTCATCTAGCAACCAGACACAAGGAAGGACCCAAGGGTGGTGGTCTCCTTCCCCTTAAAGCCATCAGCCCCATTTCTGAGGTAACCTGGTGCCAAGCTCAGGAGGTTAAGTACAATCCACTATGGAAAGCCAGAGTGATGGTTCTCATTTTACAATTGGGGAAACTGACTCTGGAACACTCTCTTGAAAATCCCACTTCCCACAAATGGCTCAGCCAGATTTGGGCTCTGTGCCTCAAATGCCTTACTGAGAACTTCAAAGCAGGAAGCAGAGGCTGGGGAGTGAGCGTGGTGGTTCCTAAGTCTCAGTGCTGGCTAAGGAAGGGTGGGAACCAGGACAGGGCCCACACAAGGCTCAAACCAGTAGCCCACAGACGGTTTTCATTTCACATGTTGCTTTAAAAACTGGTTTAATCAGCTGCCAACATTTTAAGAATCAAGACATTTCATTCCCTTCTGTGAAAATGCCTGGTGCCCTGGCCCAGCATTCTCGAGTGTCCACAGCTGGTTGGAAGAGTCCCGTGAGTTGGGCCTGGGCTCTCCAGTCAGCCCCAATCTCACGGGGCCCCTGCAGGCCTCTGTGTTTGAGACCTGAGGAATGGCCACTTGAATAGAGATCGACCCAGATGGATGGTGCTTTTGCAGACTCCTGAGGATCCCCAAACTTCCAGTTCTTCAGATATAAGAGAGCCCTATGGTGAGATCATTTTTTTCCCACCATCCCACCCAAGGGAGACAAGGGCCTAGAAGAGAGAATGTCAATCCACATTTATTGGAGGAATCCCTGTGCTGCAACTGCTTTAAATAATGCATGCCCTGCCCCACCTCCTGCAGGGGAGGGGAGCTCAGACTATCATCTCCAGCTGCCGGGCATACTCGATGACCTGTTTGGCCAGCTCCGTGGAGGGGATGGTCGTGTCTTCCGGCTTCTGCTGCTGGCTGGCAAAGCTGTAGTAGTTGTTGGGGCCCAGGACCCACCCTCGCTGCGGGAAGAAAGGGATGAGAAATGGGTGGGGTGATCACAAGGGCCCCCTTCTCACCCCCTGGAGCCAGCACTTACCAACCTGGCCCCAACCCTAATTTACCCATGCAACTCTGGGCAAGTGACATCACCcccccatgcctcagtttctccatgtgACACACAGACACTAAGCACACACTCCCTTGGCTCTGCTGTGAAGATTCAAACAATCAATACCTCTAAATCACTGAGGACAACATTCAGCCCAGAgtaaatgatcaataaatatcAGCTGTCACCATCACTCAAATGCAATTTCACCCCTTCCAGCCTGTTTTAGTAGACCCTCCTCCTGTCTCCTCAGACACCAGGGTCATTGTACCCCATGCATGAGCATCTCCAGGGGCACTGCTCCTGCTCAAGAACCCAGAACAAATGAGCAGGTCTCAACAGGAAAAGCTGCAACCTGATAAGGGCAACAGCCAACATGAGCTGAGCAACCACCACCACTtcatgctaggcactgtgctaagctcaTCCCACGTTAAACTTCCCATTCTAGGGATAGAAatactgaagctcagaaaggttcagtgatttgcccaaggtcacatgcaCAGCAGGATGTAAACCTGGGCAGTCTCGTTCCAGTGCTCCTCCAGGCTGCCCCACACCATGGTTAGAGAAGGCACCCTTTGGCCCCACAGCCCCTTGCCCTGAGCCCCAGCCACCTTCTTGGCATAGTCTGTCATCTTTTTGGGTGTGTTGAAGAAGAGGATGCGGGTGGCCTCGGCAAAGAGGATTTTCTCATAGGCCTTCTCGATGCACCCGGCAATCTCATCCCTGGGAAAGATGACAAGGTTCCTGTTACTGAGTACAATCAACCTCTCACTCCCTGTCCTCCCAGGCCTGATATATGTGAGCTCTGACCCCACAGCTCAGGACCAACAGGTGGAACCTGTGACCTGCCCTGTTTTACTGACTGTGGGTCAGAGAGAAGGGGAGTCACTTGACTGGGTTTGCATAGTGAGCAACGGCCACAGTAGGTTCCACACCCAGATCTCTCTGACTCTGTGGCTCCAACTCTAAACCCAATTCCCAGCCACGAGGATTCCAGGCTATATGAAACCCAGCTTTGGGATTCACATGAGAAGATCTCTTTACAGTTACATAACATTCCCCTCCCAGGGCCCTGTACCCACTTCATAAATCCCA
Proteins encoded:
- the GGN gene encoding LOW QUALITY PROTEIN: gametogenetin (The sequence of the model RefSeq protein was modified relative to this genomic sequence to represent the inferred CDS: deleted 13 bases in 11 codons), with amino-acid sequence MAAAQFGVPHPLSSQPRSGGTPGVQGAQRGPGRPLTETCGGRLEESVGVTLCEEAKPGRGLGKGAEPACGGLRVDPERVKTLSGESFLDHSPRPPSEMGNVQSEPSAGGGSRKEKASDRASDSRRTSMVEPPEVTTPTPRPCRLARGLGVWFPSSSASPRLLVPPEPQASPSSPPLTLELPLASDAPLQRRLAAAAVSTPPPLPMGTLLPAPSKWRKPTGTAVPRIRGLLEASHRGQGDPPSLRPLPPTPRQLTQEDPEPVPGTPSRSPPSLEPRKPPPPPPSDWQPPDRRIIPTRVAPSATPTESQARDGSEGQTASGAGGGAPAEVAEEERTRPRPLASESGLSLPCKVTFKTGPPLPPAAASGSLAVKASLGDSGGGGPFPAASGAISYAEVLKQGPLAPGATRPYGEAPRGTQEAGWRVDGDGEGCSGPPSAPASHARALPPPPYTTFPGSKPKFDWVSPPDGPERHFRFNGAGGGVGVPRRRAAALSGPWGSPPPPRGQTHPAPGPRRPAPALLAPPTFIFPAPTNGEPRRRGPAGPQELQPRPPTPPPPPPPTPQPPALLPTPPPVALLPTPGPGLVECALALAPASPPPPVLAADQAPVPATALAPAPAPAPAQPSVPAPAPAPIKARTRRNKGSRAARGAAREDRAPGDGPREPTTAIVPEGDVGGGGGGAPLAGAANTGAARHWPPFQVLNSCPCKCYCRHQPRHRRLPRNVSAWLSTPTNHLSEPPWVATIKLAGSLVAGLDHYDLQATHSN